A window of Blautia argi genomic DNA:
CCCTTTAAGGGCAGCAGATCGTGGCGAGAGCTTTCCGTTGGTTATGGGCGGCGGTCCATGTACTTATAATCCAGAGCCTCTGGCACCGTTTTTTGACCTGTTTTACATCGGAGAGGGAGAAACAGTCTTTTATGAGCTTCTGGACGCTTATAAAGAATACAAAAAAGCCGGAAAGAGTAAAAAAGAATTTTTGGAAAGAGCAGCAGAGATTCCGGGAATTTATGTGCCGTGTTTTTATGATACTGCATATAAAGAAGATGGCACCATTGCCTCTTTTAGACCCAATAATCCTCATGCAAAAGAAAAAATTGAAAAGCAGGTTGTCATGGACGTGACAAACACCTATTATCCGGACAAACCGGTGGTGCCTTTTATTAAGGCGACCCAGGACAGAGTAACCCTGGAAGTACAAAGGGGCTGTATTCGCGGCTGTCGTTTTTGTCAGGCAGGTATGCTGTATCGTCCAACCAGAGAAAGAGATGTGGAATTTCTGAAGAATACGGCAAAATCCATGCTGGACAGTACAGGATATGAGGAAATTTCTCTCAGTTCTTTAAGCACCAGTGACTATTCTAAATTAAAGGAACTACTGGAATACCTTATAGAGGACTGTTCGGAAAGAAAAGTAAATATTTCTCTTCCGTCCCTGCGTATTGATTCCTTCTCTCTGGACGTTATGAGTAAGGTACAGGATATTAAGAAGAGCAGTTTGACCTTTGCTCCGGAGGCAGGTACTCAGAGAATGCGCGATGTTATTAACAAAGGGCTGACAGAGGAAGTGATTTTAGAGGGAGCAGGAAAGGCCTTTGAAGGAGGCTGGAGCAGAGTCAAGCTGTATTTTATGCTGGGGCTGCCTACAGAAACGGAAGAAGATATGAAGGGAATAGCCCATTTGGCAGAGGCTATTGCTAAGAGATATTATGAAATTCCAAAGGATCAAAGACATGGAAAATGTCAGATTGTAGTCAGCACTTCTTTCTTTGTGCCAAAGCCATTTACTCCTTTCCAGTGGGCAGGAATGTTCAGAAAAGAGGATTATCTGGAAAAGGCAAAAATTGTAAAAGAAGAGATTAAGGCACAGTTAAACCAGAAGAGTATTAAGTATAATTATCACGAAGCAGATGTAACAGTTCTGGAAGGAATTTTAGCACGAGGCGACAGACGGGTAGCTGAGGCTTTGGAAACTGTTTACAAAAAAGGTGCCATTTTTGATGCATGGTCAGAATATTTCCGCTATGATTTGTGGCTGGAAGCTTTTGAAGAAGCGGGACTGGATCCGGAATTTTATACATTGAGAGAACGTCCGCTGGACGAAATTTTTCCATGGGATTTTATTTCCATTGGCGTGAGCAGAAAATTCCTGGAAAAAGAATGGGAACGTGCGCACAAGGGAGAGATTACGCCAAACTGCAGAATGAAATGCTCCGGCTGTGGAGCAGCAGCTTACAAAGGAGGTGTCTGCATTGAAGGTTAGAGTAAAATTTGCAAAACAGGGCGCCATGAAATTTATCGGACATCTGGATATTATGCGGTATTTTCAAAAGGCTGTCCGCAGAGCCGGTATTGACGTAGCAT
This region includes:
- a CDS encoding TIGR03960 family B12-binding radical SAM protein; translated protein: MRKLALNDEILLKIEKPARYIGNEVNSVMKDPEKVDIRFAMCFPDVYEIGMSHLGIQILYDMFNRRKDTWCERVYSPWPDLDKVMREKNLPLFALESQDPIRDFDFLGITIQYEMCYTNILQVLDLSGIPLRAADRGESFPLVMGGGPCTYNPEPLAPFFDLFYIGEGETVFYELLDAYKEYKKAGKSKKEFLERAAEIPGIYVPCFYDTAYKEDGTIASFRPNNPHAKEKIEKQVVMDVTNTYYPDKPVVPFIKATQDRVTLEVQRGCIRGCRFCQAGMLYRPTRERDVEFLKNTAKSMLDSTGYEEISLSSLSTSDYSKLKELLEYLIEDCSERKVNISLPSLRIDSFSLDVMSKVQDIKKSSLTFAPEAGTQRMRDVINKGLTEEVILEGAGKAFEGGWSRVKLYFMLGLPTETEEDMKGIAHLAEAIAKRYYEIPKDQRHGKCQIVVSTSFFVPKPFTPFQWAGMFRKEDYLEKAKIVKEEIKAQLNQKSIKYNYHEADVTVLEGILARGDRRVAEALETVYKKGAIFDAWSEYFRYDLWLEAFEEAGLDPEFYTLRERPLDEIFPWDFISIGVSRKFLEKEWERAHKGEITPNCRMKCSGCGAAAYKGGVCIEG